A genomic region of Ornithorhynchus anatinus isolate Pmale09 chromosome 7, mOrnAna1.pri.v4, whole genome shotgun sequence contains the following coding sequences:
- the TMEM237 gene encoding transmembrane protein 237 isoform X1: MGPGAEDEEKDERPPRALPPVPSANRDGVPLGRPKRKKARTKNAQDNASSEGLAQATVRRPSDSSEPLTPDRLDHSDAPLQRKRKKKKTPLESETSFGPAGHPAATAVPKENGPDREPGEEEAADAVHGATTAARKSRKKAKEPRPPESRPANELGVEEEDVGGGEHARLDPRCPLGAPASVSQPVGKVFVEKSRRFQAADRSELAKAPENVDVLMDVKPPWTTRDVALSVHRGFRFRTVGLFCHGFLAGYAVWNVIVIYVLAGEGSSDVSGFLRQYKTLVYPAQSLLYLLLALSTVSAFDRIDLAKASVAFRGFVSLDPTALASFLYFAALTLSLSQQMTSDRIHLYTPPSTNGSLWVTGTEGQVVRPWIVVNLVVALLAGLSWIFLSYRPDLDLSEELMFSSELQEYPELDKRLRVPS, from the exons CGTCCGCCACGGGCCCTTCCACCAGTAccgag CGCAAATCGAG ATGGCGTTCCACTTGGTCGTCCAAAAAGGAAGAAAGCCAGAACCAAAAACGCACAAG ACAACGCCTCCTCGGAGGGCCTCGCCCAGGCGACCGTCCGGCGTCCCTCGGACAGCAGCGAACCTCTGACGCCCGACCGCCTGGATCATTCAGACGCCCCCCTGCAGAGGAAACGCAAGAAGAAGAAAACGCCTCTCG AATCCGAGACCTCGTTCGGCCCGGCGGGACACCCGGCTGCCACGGCCGTGCCGAAGGAAAACGGCCCCGATCGGgagccgggagaggaggaggccgctGACGCTGTTCATGGAGCAACCACTGCCGCTCGCAAGTCTCGCAAAAAAGCCAA GGAGCCCCGCCCGCCGGAGAGTCGGCCGGCCAACGAgttgggagtggaagaggaggacgtCGGCGGCGGCGAGCACGCCCGCCTGGACCCGCGGTGTCCGTTGGGCGCGCCCGCGAGCGTCAGTCAGCCCGTGGGAAAAGTGTTCGTGGAAAAGAGCC GACGCTTCCAGGCGGCCGATCGCTCCGAGTTGGCTAAAGCCCCCGAGAACGTCGACGTGCTGATGGATGTCAAGCCTCCCTGGACAACTAGAGACGTGGCTCTTTCAGTGCACCGAGGGTTCAG GTTCAGGACGGTCGGTCTCTTTTGCCACGGCTTCCTGGCCGGCTACGCCGTGTGGAACGTGATTGTGATTTACGTCCTGGCGGGAGAAGGGTCGTCCGACGTGTCCGGTTTCCTGCGGCAGTATAAGACTTTAGTCTACCCCGCTCAGAGCCTCCTCTACTTGCTCCTGGCTCTCAGCACAGTTTCAGCCTTTGACAG GATCGACTTGGCGAAAGCCTCCGTGGCATTTCGTGGCTTTGTGTCTCTGGACCCAACAGCCTTGGCATCTTTCC TCTACTTTGCCGCTCTCACCCTGTCTCTGAGCCAGCAGATGACGAGTGACCGAATCCACCTTTACACACCTCCGTCCACGAACGGCAGCCTCTG GGTGACGGGGACAGAGGGGCAAGTTGTCCGGCCCTGGATTGTGGTGAATCTGGTGGTGGCTCTGCTGGCTGGACTGTCTTGGATTTTCCTGTCCTACAGGCCGGACCTGGACCTCAGCGAAG AACTGATGTTCTCCTCTGAACTACAGGAATATCCTGAACTGGATAAGAGACTCAGAGTCCCTTCGTAA
- the TMEM237 gene encoding transmembrane protein 237 isoform X2, translated as MGPGAEDEEKDERPPRALPPVPSANRDGVPLGRPKRKKARTKNAQDNASSEGLAQATVRRPSDSSEPLTPDRLDHSDAPLQRKRKKKKTPLESETSFGPAGHPAATAVPKENGPDREPGEEEAADAVHGATTAARKSRKKAKEPRPPESRPANELGVEEEDVGGGEHARLDPRCPLGAPASVSQPVGKVFVEKSRRFQAADRSELAKAPENVDVLMDVKPPWTTRDVALSVHRGFRTVGLFCHGFLAGYAVWNVIVIYVLAGEGSSDVSGFLRQYKTLVYPAQSLLYLLLALSTVSAFDRIDLAKASVAFRGFVSLDPTALASFLYFAALTLSLSQQMTSDRIHLYTPPSTNGSLWVTGTEGQVVRPWIVVNLVVALLAGLSWIFLSYRPDLDLSEELMFSSELQEYPELDKRLRVPS; from the exons CGTCCGCCACGGGCCCTTCCACCAGTAccgag CGCAAATCGAG ATGGCGTTCCACTTGGTCGTCCAAAAAGGAAGAAAGCCAGAACCAAAAACGCACAAG ACAACGCCTCCTCGGAGGGCCTCGCCCAGGCGACCGTCCGGCGTCCCTCGGACAGCAGCGAACCTCTGACGCCCGACCGCCTGGATCATTCAGACGCCCCCCTGCAGAGGAAACGCAAGAAGAAGAAAACGCCTCTCG AATCCGAGACCTCGTTCGGCCCGGCGGGACACCCGGCTGCCACGGCCGTGCCGAAGGAAAACGGCCCCGATCGGgagccgggagaggaggaggccgctGACGCTGTTCATGGAGCAACCACTGCCGCTCGCAAGTCTCGCAAAAAAGCCAA GGAGCCCCGCCCGCCGGAGAGTCGGCCGGCCAACGAgttgggagtggaagaggaggacgtCGGCGGCGGCGAGCACGCCCGCCTGGACCCGCGGTGTCCGTTGGGCGCGCCCGCGAGCGTCAGTCAGCCCGTGGGAAAAGTGTTCGTGGAAAAGAGCC GACGCTTCCAGGCGGCCGATCGCTCCGAGTTGGCTAAAGCCCCCGAGAACGTCGACGTGCTGATGGATGTCAAGCCTCCCTGGACAACTAGAGACGTGGCTCTTTCAGTGCACCGAGGGTTCAG GACGGTCGGTCTCTTTTGCCACGGCTTCCTGGCCGGCTACGCCGTGTGGAACGTGATTGTGATTTACGTCCTGGCGGGAGAAGGGTCGTCCGACGTGTCCGGTTTCCTGCGGCAGTATAAGACTTTAGTCTACCCCGCTCAGAGCCTCCTCTACTTGCTCCTGGCTCTCAGCACAGTTTCAGCCTTTGACAG GATCGACTTGGCGAAAGCCTCCGTGGCATTTCGTGGCTTTGTGTCTCTGGACCCAACAGCCTTGGCATCTTTCC TCTACTTTGCCGCTCTCACCCTGTCTCTGAGCCAGCAGATGACGAGTGACCGAATCCACCTTTACACACCTCCGTCCACGAACGGCAGCCTCTG GGTGACGGGGACAGAGGGGCAAGTTGTCCGGCCCTGGATTGTGGTGAATCTGGTGGTGGCTCTGCTGGCTGGACTGTCTTGGATTTTCCTGTCCTACAGGCCGGACCTGGACCTCAGCGAAG AACTGATGTTCTCCTCTGAACTACAGGAATATCCTGAACTGGATAAGAGACTCAGAGTCCCTTCGTAA
- the TMEM237 gene encoding transmembrane protein 237 isoform X3 has protein sequence MGPGAEDEEKDERPPRALPPVPSANRDGVPLGRPKRKKARTKNAQDNASSEGLAQATVRRPSDSSEPLTPDRLDHSDAPLQRKRKKKKTPLESETSFGPAGHPAATAVPKENGPDREPGEEEAADAVHGATTAARKSRKKAKEPRPPESRPANELGVEEEDVGGGEHARLDPRCPLGAPASVSQPVGKVFVEKSRRFQAADRSELAKAPENVDVLMDVKPPWTTRDVALSVHRGFRFRTVGLFCHGFLAGYAVWNVIVIYVLAGEGSSDVSGFLRQYKTLVYPAQSLLYLLLALSTVSAFDRIDLAKASVAFRGFVSLDPTALASFLYFAALTLSLSQQMTSDRIHLYTPPSTNGSLWVTGTEGQVVRPWIVVNLVVALLAGLSWIFLSYRPDLDLSEGP, from the exons CGTCCGCCACGGGCCCTTCCACCAGTAccgag CGCAAATCGAG ATGGCGTTCCACTTGGTCGTCCAAAAAGGAAGAAAGCCAGAACCAAAAACGCACAAG ACAACGCCTCCTCGGAGGGCCTCGCCCAGGCGACCGTCCGGCGTCCCTCGGACAGCAGCGAACCTCTGACGCCCGACCGCCTGGATCATTCAGACGCCCCCCTGCAGAGGAAACGCAAGAAGAAGAAAACGCCTCTCG AATCCGAGACCTCGTTCGGCCCGGCGGGACACCCGGCTGCCACGGCCGTGCCGAAGGAAAACGGCCCCGATCGGgagccgggagaggaggaggccgctGACGCTGTTCATGGAGCAACCACTGCCGCTCGCAAGTCTCGCAAAAAAGCCAA GGAGCCCCGCCCGCCGGAGAGTCGGCCGGCCAACGAgttgggagtggaagaggaggacgtCGGCGGCGGCGAGCACGCCCGCCTGGACCCGCGGTGTCCGTTGGGCGCGCCCGCGAGCGTCAGTCAGCCCGTGGGAAAAGTGTTCGTGGAAAAGAGCC GACGCTTCCAGGCGGCCGATCGCTCCGAGTTGGCTAAAGCCCCCGAGAACGTCGACGTGCTGATGGATGTCAAGCCTCCCTGGACAACTAGAGACGTGGCTCTTTCAGTGCACCGAGGGTTCAG GTTCAGGACGGTCGGTCTCTTTTGCCACGGCTTCCTGGCCGGCTACGCCGTGTGGAACGTGATTGTGATTTACGTCCTGGCGGGAGAAGGGTCGTCCGACGTGTCCGGTTTCCTGCGGCAGTATAAGACTTTAGTCTACCCCGCTCAGAGCCTCCTCTACTTGCTCCTGGCTCTCAGCACAGTTTCAGCCTTTGACAG GATCGACTTGGCGAAAGCCTCCGTGGCATTTCGTGGCTTTGTGTCTCTGGACCCAACAGCCTTGGCATCTTTCC TCTACTTTGCCGCTCTCACCCTGTCTCTGAGCCAGCAGATGACGAGTGACCGAATCCACCTTTACACACCTCCGTCCACGAACGGCAGCCTCTG GGTGACGGGGACAGAGGGGCAAGTTGTCCGGCCCTGGATTGTGGTGAATCTGGTGGTGGCTCTGCTGGCTGGACTGTCTTGGATTTTCCTGTCCTACAGGCCGGACCTGGACCTCAGCGAAG gaccgtga
- the TMEM237 gene encoding transmembrane protein 237 isoform X4, with amino-acid sequence MGPGAEDEEKDERPPRALPPVPSANRDGVPLGRPKRKKARTKNAQDNASSEGLAQATVRRPSDSSEPLTPDRLDHSDAPLQRKRKKKKTPLESETSFGPAGHPAATAVPKENGPDREPGEEEAADAVHGATTAARKSRKKAKEPRPPESRPANELGVEEEDVGGGEHARLDPRCPLGAPASVSQPVGKVFVEKSRRFQAADRSELAKAPENVDVLMDVKPPWTTRDVALSVHRGFRFRTVGLFCHGFLAGYAVWNVIVIYVLAGEGSSDVSGFLRQYKTLVYPAQSLLYLLLALSTVSAFDRRFCLPKMSYSVYDIEWMFFGIWEMEEGKILRALGQS; translated from the exons CGTCCGCCACGGGCCCTTCCACCAGTAccgag CGCAAATCGAG ATGGCGTTCCACTTGGTCGTCCAAAAAGGAAGAAAGCCAGAACCAAAAACGCACAAG ACAACGCCTCCTCGGAGGGCCTCGCCCAGGCGACCGTCCGGCGTCCCTCGGACAGCAGCGAACCTCTGACGCCCGACCGCCTGGATCATTCAGACGCCCCCCTGCAGAGGAAACGCAAGAAGAAGAAAACGCCTCTCG AATCCGAGACCTCGTTCGGCCCGGCGGGACACCCGGCTGCCACGGCCGTGCCGAAGGAAAACGGCCCCGATCGGgagccgggagaggaggaggccgctGACGCTGTTCATGGAGCAACCACTGCCGCTCGCAAGTCTCGCAAAAAAGCCAA GGAGCCCCGCCCGCCGGAGAGTCGGCCGGCCAACGAgttgggagtggaagaggaggacgtCGGCGGCGGCGAGCACGCCCGCCTGGACCCGCGGTGTCCGTTGGGCGCGCCCGCGAGCGTCAGTCAGCCCGTGGGAAAAGTGTTCGTGGAAAAGAGCC GACGCTTCCAGGCGGCCGATCGCTCCGAGTTGGCTAAAGCCCCCGAGAACGTCGACGTGCTGATGGATGTCAAGCCTCCCTGGACAACTAGAGACGTGGCTCTTTCAGTGCACCGAGGGTTCAG GTTCAGGACGGTCGGTCTCTTTTGCCACGGCTTCCTGGCCGGCTACGCCGTGTGGAACGTGATTGTGATTTACGTCCTGGCGGGAGAAGGGTCGTCCGACGTGTCCGGTTTCCTGCGGCAGTATAAGACTTTAGTCTACCCCGCTCAGAGCCTCCTCTACTTGCTCCTGGCTCTCAGCACAGTTTCAGCCTTTGACAG GAGATTCTGCCTCCCCAAAATGTCCTATTCGGTTTATGACATTGAATGGATGTTTTTTGGTATCTGGGAAATGGAGGAAGGTAAGATCCTTCGGGCTCTTGGTCAGTCATAA